Within Spinacia oleracea cultivar Varoflay chromosome 4, BTI_SOV_V1, whole genome shotgun sequence, the genomic segment GGACTGTGTAATGCTAGTGCTAGATATCCTTCTTTCATGGTTATGTTAATAGCAGATGTTTGTGGtacttttctttctcttttctccGAATTCCAATCAAGGTGACGAGGTCCTATATATGTAGTATCCAATTACAGATCATTTCCTTTCATATGCATTCTTTATTACTTGAGGTTTGCTTGATAAATATCTAGAAAATGAAGACATTACTCATAGTTTTAGGGCATTGAAAAATGCTTGTTACAACGGCTGCAAGGCTGCAATTCAAATAGTTTATCCCAGTTGTAATTTTTTTCCTCCTGCCAGTTAGTGCAATTCTGACAAACTGGTGTACTGTAATGTAGGAGACTGGAGAAGGAATTGTCAGGTGGGCGTAACCATTTCGAACCATCTTGTGGTTTGCCAATTAGTACTTACTTCAGTGCGACAAAGCTATTATGGTTGCTGGAGAATGTGGAAGCGGTTAGAGAAGCCGTGAATAGTGGGGATGCTGTATTTGGAACAGTGGACACTTGGTTGATTTGGAATTTAACCGGTGGGGTAAAGAACGGATTACATGTGACTGATGTATCAAATGCATCACGAACCATGCTAATGAATCTGAAAACTCTGAACTGGGATAAGGAAACATTGAAGGCACTTGAGATTCCCCCTGAAATTTTGCCAAAGATTGTGAGTAATTCTGAGATAATCGGGAAAATTGGGACTGGTTGGCCTATCCCAGGTGTTCCTATTGCAGGATGTTTGGGTGACCAACATGCTGCAATGCTAGGGCAAGCTTGTGGAAGAGGAGAAGCAAAGAGCACTTATGGAACTGGTGCTTTTATACTCCTCAACACAGGTGCAGAAATTGTTCATTCAAAGCATGGTTTACTAACCACAATGGCGTTCAAACTTGGGCCTTCAGCACCAACAAACTATGCTTTAGAGGGCTCTATTGCTATTGCTGGAGCTGCTGTTCAGTGGCTTAGAGATGGTCTTGGTATAATAAACAATTCAGCTGAGATTGAAGAGTTGGCTTCAAAAGTTGATTCAACAGGTGGTGTATATTTTGTCCCAGCATTCAATGGACTGTTTGCTCCATGGTGGCGTGATGATGCACGTGGTGTTTGTGTTGGAATGACAAGATTTACTAATAAGTCGCACATTTGTCGGGCTGTGCTTGAGAGTATGTGTTTTCAGGTGAAGGATGTTTTGGATTCTATGCATAAGGATGCAGGGGAAAAAGGCGAGGTTAAGAATGAGAAGGGTGAGTTTTTGCTTAGAGTGGATGGAGGTGCTACTGTGAACAACCTTTTGATGCAACTTCAGGTATTTTTTTCTACACTATGCTTATAATTTCAGAACTCTTCACTTATTTATGTCAGATTAAGGTTGTTTTGAATTCTCTCATTGAGGAAGTCTTAAGCCTATAATTGGTAGAGAATCGAAATGCACtcacaataaaataatattttactgTGTTTTCTGCAATTGTTGCATTTTCATTTAGtaccaaacaacatagtttggtagAAGAAGAGTAGTTGCATTTTTCTCATGTGGtaccaaacaacatagtttgaTAACGTGGTTGCATTTTTTCGTGGGCCAGACTCAATTTATTACGGGAAGTTACCATTTAGCCCTTAGTATATGATTTAAATGCTCTACCGATTATAGTCTTAGACAACCTCTTTTTTCATTAACATTTCACTGCTTTCTGTCAGGCTGATTTACTAGGTAGCCCGGTGCTACGACCTGAAAATATCGAGACAACAGCTCTTGGAGCAGCTTATGCAGCAGGATTGGCTGTTGGTGTTTGGAAACAAAATCAGATTTTTTCAACTGAAGAAAAAGCTAAGACAGCACGCATCTTTCATCCAACATTGGAGGAGGGCTTGAGGAAGAAGAAGGTGGATTCCTGGTGCAAAGCTGTGGAAAGGACTTT encodes:
- the LOC110801862 gene encoding glycerol kinase, whose product is MSKEAAVFIGSIDQGTTSTRFIIYDGSAKAVGSHQIEFTQFYPVAGWVEHDPMEILESVRICIAKALDKATAEGHNVDSGLKAIGITNQRETTVVWSKSTGLPLYNAIVWMDVRTSSICRRLEKELSGGRNHFEPSCGLPISTYFSATKLLWLLENVEAVREAVNSGDAVFGTVDTWLIWNLTGGVKNGLHVTDVSNASRTMLMNLKTLNWDKETLKALEIPPEILPKIVSNSEIIGKIGTGWPIPGVPIAGCLGDQHAAMLGQACGRGEAKSTYGTGAFILLNTGAEIVHSKHGLLTTMAFKLGPSAPTNYALEGSIAIAGAAVQWLRDGLGIINNSAEIEELASKVDSTGGVYFVPAFNGLFAPWWRDDARGVCVGMTRFTNKSHICRAVLESMCFQVKDVLDSMHKDAGEKGEVKNEKGEFLLRVDGGATVNNLLMQLQADLLGSPVLRPENIETTALGAAYAAGLAVGVWKQNQIFSTEEKAKTARIFHPTLEEGLRKKKVDSWCKAVERTFDLADLSL